DNA sequence from the Sceloporus undulatus isolate JIND9_A2432 ecotype Alabama chromosome 4, SceUnd_v1.1, whole genome shotgun sequence genome:
TCATCTATCATTGTAGCATAACAACTCAGTAGCAGGATCCTAGCTTTGCAAGGGAGAAGACGAAAAATGTCAGAGgtaaaacatgaaattcatttctttGCATAATGAAGCCATTTAGGACATACTGTAAAAGTTCGCATTAAAACTAATTTTCTGATTTTAGTTTAATtctgattttcagacacattatttctaattgttattgtgtgccttcaagttgtttctgatttatggtgaccataaggcaaatctatcataggcttttctcggttagatttgttcagaaggggtatgtccttgccttcctttgagtctgaaagagtatgacttgtccagtgggtttccatggctgaacagatatttgaaccctggtcttcagcatcatagtccaacacccttTATTTTTTAATACAGAAGTGTTCTGTActattttgttgtcttttaactaacaaacattattttctgtggcTTTCATATCCCTTCTAATAATATTATCTTCTTACTGGTAATTCTATAGTTACCATACATTGCCTTGTAGATCCATTTGTTAAGAACACCTCATAAACATTTGACTGAGTGAGAATCCCAGTGCTATTTGGAAATAATTCAGCATCACAATAGAAAATCCCAGAGGAAGAAATAATCCTTTTTCCCCTGGTAATTCCTTGTTTTTCTATCTGGACAGCTactaaaagaagcagaaaagagaagaaaggaaaagaaatgagacAAAGAGATAATCAAGTACAGGATCAGGGCATCCTAGTATTCTCTGAAATAATAACCATCCTTTCATATTAACACATGCACTACATCAGTATATGTTTTTATTAGGGGAAAATACactctgattttaaaatgtatgaatccTGTTGGTGGATCCATGATATCATGTATGTGCCtgaaaaactattaaaaaaacatattaagtTATGAGGTGCTGGACTGAAGTACTTCCCTACTATCTATAACCACCATTATAGACAACCAGCTTAAAAcaatcagttttgaaactagtttttACTTCTCTATTACAAGTTCTGGTGAGAATCTCTATCAGGACTGTGCTGTGGTGATCAGCTAGCCAGCCTGTGCCTTTTCCCATTAGTTAGGAAAGTTCTGGTCTGAAGAAGGTAGAGAACCAAAAGAATATTAGACCTTGGACAACAGCTTCTgaacttaggcccggtacagacctcccaaaaagggggGCCTGCCGGCGCCTTTTTCCtcccacagggaagccgcagccgcccaaccacacggcttccctgcggaaaaaagaacccgcgaaaagcaagttctttttatgctgcactTGTGATgcccgagtgtgccaatggcacactcgtgacgtcacaAGCATGGcatgacgtgtggacgctatgtaccgccattgttatggcaccgagctgtactagggttagggacagtgTGATTGCTgtgcggtcccttaaccctagtacactgccagcatggcacatttggcCTGTCTGGACCAGGCCTTAGTGAAGATGAGCAAATATAAAAAGCCCTCATGGTTGCTTGGAAATCTTTTATCTCTTCTTAATTTATCATCATAATCTAAAAAGTGAGCAAGGTAGATTCCTTATTTCAGAGCTGATGGAGATGTAAGATAATGCTGAACCACCACTAATCTTCTGCTTTGGCATTCAGCTCCATCCTGAGGTCAACAGCATGGACTAGACCTATAAGCAAGCTTGGAATATTGTTTTCTATCTACATCACTTCATATGATGAGTTTTCACTGATGCCTAAGATTTCAATGTTACTTATTCTTGATGAAGTGAGACAAGGGAGTGAAGCAGATAGGCGGCCAAGGCCATGGTGACTGGACGGCCCACTTCCTAAGCATTTTTGCCACTGCTTTTGCTGGTGGCTTCAGGCCCCCTTAGGCAGCTTGTTCTTTCTCTGGTCATAGAGCATTCCAAcctttggtttgaacttcctTTTGAGTTCCCAGATTTTGTGGAATAGGTCTTGTATCCTGATTACTCaatattgattaattaattaatttcctgcTTTTatgggacccagagcagcttacagtataAGTTAAAGCAAAATATCACAaacaaaatatagtttaaaaaccattaaacagCCAAACcacaattaaatattaatttaaaacagttaaaaacataatcaaaaCATAGGAAAAGATACTGCATATTCATGAAACATCCTTTTGCCcaaccagttaaaagctgaaggcctCTTTTTTATAAAAGGCCTTTGCCTGTCAGCAGCTGGAGAAGTAAGTGAACTTCCCTTGATTAGGAGTTTCATAGCATAGGAGGAGGTAGTAAGAAGGCAAGAGATATAAGCATCAATGATTATACGTTCTTGGAAGAAAGGATCTATGTGGATGGTGGTGTGGTCTGTCAACATAGAAACTTGCACATTGCTCACTTACTGGTCCCAGATAATGTGAAATAATTTCAATGACTTCATATAATCCCAACATGTTCTATTTCATCTACTTATCCCTATGTAATCTATTTATATTTCATAAATTGGCTAGACACCAAAGAAATATATACACTCTGAAGCCAGTATTAACACTCCCTACATTACTACCTTCCTTGGACACACTCTCCAGGAGACTAGCCATGTTGGCAGGGAAATGTACCGAACTTTATGTCCATGGTGTTTATTAATTTGTAGGGGAGATACAACACAGGCAAGTGATAGGGTACAGCCTGTCACAGTGTTATTTTCATGCATTACCTGAACACACCAAGCTTGCTCCAAAAGATCAGAAAGGAACTCTCAGTTAAACTGACATGAATATCACAACAGGTTCAAAATAGACATCTCTTGTCACAATCTAATTAACACATGTAGTAATATTCACCCTAAAATATCAACACAGTGGTATTTAGATGTATGCCAATTGTATGactttccaaaataaaaacacagtgatCAGAATcccaaaatacatttatttctctCTGTTTATGATTATCTGCAACACCCTACagtatccaaaatccaaaatggtgcTGGTGAGACTGAAAGTGGAGAAGTTACAAAGTGTGTTCTAGTTTGTTATTAAAAGCTATAGAGTGGGGTGAAAGAGAACATGCATTGGAGAAACAGGCAGAACCTGGAAACTTGCATTTTGAGTTTGAATCACTGTGCAATTCATCACATGCAGAAACATCACAACTTGTTGCCATTAACATTACAAAAACATTTATTGAATTAGCCATGTATTagaaaaaatgaccccaaaatgGGTCAATGTACATACTGTACTTCAATTCTTATCAAATAAGGAAAAATGCCTTTCTCTGAGATGAGTGGTGCAAGGTGACAGCTTAGTCTATCTTTGGAGAACCTAAATGAAGTAccaactccctctactctctccattGCTgcaccacttctggcctttttgaatgcctggatggGAAAATGCGGTAAGGAAAAGTGTTCAGTCCTGACAATTTAAGTCTACTGAGAACAATTTTGGTTTCTGTATAAAGTTTCCCTGTTTTTGTAACTGAGCTAAGTGATGAAGAACCTGGCAGTACCAGGCATTCAGTTGTTTGCAAAAGGAACATTGTTATGGCATAGTTACGTCACAACTAACTGTAACTTGTCCCTTTCAAGCTCTGGAGATAGGAATAGCTCTGTGATCTTGGATAAAAGTGAAAATATTACTGTCGATGCCAATATCAACAGTAggcttttttttacatttccagaaCTCATGCCAGATTATAATTAAAAGCTGGTAagataaaattaatacaaaaatgaCACAGTTTGTTGCAGTTCAAGGTTCCAACAGGAAAATACAGTCTACCTAGGCACTGATTTATGCAACTGGTTTATTTATCGAAGTACAGAATATGTTTATCGAAGTacagaatatggaaaagaaaaagtatcTCAATGAAGTGTTCCAACAATTTTTAAATTAGGGACCATACTGAACAAATGTTAATAAAAATGATATTTGTTCCAAATATGCACCTTTTTCTCATGGCAGCTAAACCTTCAAAATCTTCCAATGAAGAAAACACACACGTGCACAAAATGTCCCTAAGCCTGAATGATAATACCATTTGACCTGCGATTTCTTCTGTAGCTTACATGCTCTCATCAGTCAGGAAAGGTGTTTACGTCACAGGCATTATCTATGGAATACCCTTAAacacatgggagtgccaacacatctgatagtcctgatgaggaatctgtactcaggacaagaggctactgtcagaacagaacacggaaaaacagaatggttccaattgacaccctacctgttcaacttatatgcagaacatattgtaaggctTGGACACAGAGGAGGTgcagtgaaaataggaggaaggaatataaacAATCTTAGATATGCTTATGACACtttaatactagcagaaaacctcgcAAACTTAAACAACTATAGTCTTCCCTCTGTTCTCGTGGTCTTTGGACTTGTGTCCCTTGCTTATACACGAGGGACGaacagagggagaatgaatggggcacatgcccccgcacctatattcaagccaatggagcttgaatataaATGAAACTTCATTTTCACAAGGGAGTCCAGAATTGATCCCATGGAAAAAAGGTGGGGCAAGtgtactaagaaagatcaaagaagcaagtgcaaaggcaggcttactgttgaacacaaagaaaacaaaaataatgaccacggagaacttgcacaaattcaaactagacaatgaggagacctaaatagtaaaagagttctcatatctgagATCAAATAGTGTTAGAAGTGGGGATAGTCAGAAGTTTTCTTAAATTTGAGAAGTCAGTGTTATAATTTCCTGGGAAGCAAAATTGTAAAGGTTTGGAGAATCCGTGCAGGAAAAGTAGACTGATAACCCTGAGGCCCAGGGAAAAAGAACAGCACAGAACCAAGCAGGGCTGTTGGTTCAGGGGAACAGTGAAGTCAACAGTGACCAAGATACCACTACAACCCACTACAAACACACGTGCGCGCCCGCATGCGCAACCTAAGAATCTCAGTGAATAATATGATCAACTGAGTAGGAAAGGGCAGGAGGACAAGGATAAAAAGCCAAATCAAGCATGACTCAATGAGAATCTTTAACAATAAGGTCATTTCACTAATTAGCAACAAAGAACAACATGAATAATTGACAGAATTCTGTTGTGAAGAAACATGTATAAAAACGGACTGCTTTTACTTAATCTCACTGCTACACTGATCATACCCTTTTATATGTAGAGGAAGCTGGGCAGAAAGGCTCTGGTCTTGCTCACTCCCAGCATGACTGGCCTGTTTGGATGGAGAAGGTTTGCATAGGAGCTCTAACCCTGTTTACATAAATGTGGTTGCAAAGCTCAGTCTGATTTAGAATCATATCAAATGTAGTTACAGGGTCTATTATTCACCTCAATACGGAGAAGATAACAAGGGAAAGGCCAGGTGATATCAAATTCTTCTACAGGGTAtgaaaaataacaataagaatcCATAAATACATCCAATAAATTTAACCATATTGCAATTTGCTCACCTCGTCTCTTGATTCTTTATTACCAAGCAGTTCAGGAATTCCTTGGGAGCCAGAGGACATCTGCTGAATGACAGGAATGTTTGGGTCCGCCACAGAAAAAACAGGAATGAGAGGCCGGAGAAATCTGAACTCGCTGCTTAAAGATCCACCAGTTAAGCAAACATCATACTGATAATTCCTGGAAAGTGACCCACTCTGAGAATCGGTACAGTTCTCTGGGATGTCAGGCCTGGAAGGAGGAAAGTGAGGAGGGGCAGCAATAAAACTGCCTCCAGGGTTTTTCTTGCACATTCTGACAGCAACGAAGGAAGCAATGCAAAGTAGAAACACAAAAGAGACAGATGCCAGGCAGACCACCAAATACATGGTCAAGGTTCCTTCATCTTCATGCTCCTGTTGACGCACATCCACCACCTTCAGATATGGATCGGAAAAACCATCCACCAGAAGGATATTGAGTGTTACAGTGCTGGTCTGGGGAGGGACACCATTGTCTCTGACTGCAATAACAAGCTTCTGTTTGCTTGTGTCTCGTTCAGTCAATGGTCTCCTGGTTTTTACTTCTCCATTCTGAGCTCCTATGCTGAAAAGGCCAGGGTCTGTGGCCTTCAGCAGTTCATAGGAAAGCCAAGAGTTCTGACCAGAATCTTGATCCACAGCCACCACTTTGGTGACCAGATATCCATCCTCAGCCATCTTGGGGAGCAGCTCATTGCAGGGTGATGTGCTGTTCTGAAGGGGATAGAGGAAGAAGGGAGCATTGTCATTTTCATCTATGACTATGACATGAACAATAACTTCTGAGCTCAGAGGAGGAATACCACCATCAGTTGCCTTCACTGTGGCTCTGAAATCTTTTATCAGTTCATAGTCCAGAGATCTGAGGGCATATATATTTCCAGTTTCAGCATTAACTGAGATGTAAGATGCCACCGAGCCACCACCAACCTTTCCCGGCAAAAGTGAGTAAGTCAGTTTGGCATTCTGCTCCGTGTCCAGGTCAACAGCATGGACTGAGTCAATCAGAAGTCCTGGAATATTGTTTTCCTGTATCCTCATTTTGAATAACGACTTGTCAAATATTGGGGGGTTGTCATTTACATCAGATATCTGCACATGAATAATTCTTGTCGAGGTGAGCCTAGGAGAACCCCAATCCACAGCTGTGATAGTGACATTATACTCTGTGATTTTCTCTCTGTCCAGGGGACTTTGGATCACAATCTGGTAATAGTTATTCATGGTCATTTTTAATGCAAAGGGAAGGTTCATGTCCACAGAGCACGTAGACCTGCCATTGTCTCCAGAGTCTTGGTCAGTTACACTGAATAGAGCAACCACTGTGTTCAGGGCGGAATCCTCTCGTACGATGTTCTTAAGGGATATGACTGAGATTTCTGGAGCATTGTCATTCAGGTCCTCAATCTCTACCAGGACCTTGCAGTTCCCAGAAAGGCCCCCTCCATCAGTTGCTCTGATGCTCATGTCATAACTGGTTTGTTTTTCGTGATCAATTCTTCCCCTAACAGTGATTTCTCCTGTATCTTTATGCAAATGAAACAACTTTTGTACTTTTTCATTCACCTGATGGAAGGAGTAAGTGATCTTTGCATTTGAACCAAAATCCACATCTGTAGCTTTCACTTTGCAGACCAAAGTATCCTGCGGGCTGTTTTCCTTTAGCGTTACTTTGTATTCAGTCTGAGAAAACTGAGGAAAGTTATCATTTATATCTAGAATGTTCACATTAATCTGAACAGTGCCTGTCCTCTGTGGTACCCCTCCATCCACAGCTGTAAGAGTGAGCTCAAacatttccttttcctccctgtCTAAAGGTGTCACCAAACAAAGGCTCAAATATTTGTTCTCACTATTATCCATTTCTACTTCCAATTGGAAGTGTTCAGTGGGAGTGAGGGTGTAATTTTGGACACTGTTTTTACCCAAGTCAATATCCTGCGCAGATTCCAAAAGGAATAAAGTATTGATGGGAACATTCTCAGGGATTTCAAGGGCAAATTTGTTTTTAGAGAATCTTGGAGCATTATCATTCACATCTTCTATCCTTACTTCAATGCTGTAGAACTCTAAGGGGTCTTCTAGTACAATTTCAGACAGCAGTAAGCATGGTTCAACCTGGCCACACAAAGCTTCTCTGTCAATTTTGTCATTTATGAGCAGATTCCCAGAGTGGGTATCAAGGCGGAAATACTGCTTAGAGCTTTTAGATACAAGCTGAGCTCTGCGAGCAGAGAGCTCTTCATTTCCCAATTTAAGATCCTTGAGCACATTAGCCACCAGGGACCcactcttcttttcttcaggcacaGAATAATGAATCGAAACACACATCACTCTGGACACAGACAACAAGAGCAAAAGGTACAGACCTTGTGAGTTTCTGAAGTAGACTCCCATGCTTCCAGCCTCTTCCATGTCAAATTCTTCAATTTCTGCACAAAAGGTAAGACTTCAGACTTCTAAGTTATTTTGAAAATTGTCTTTGTTTTGCCGTGGACAATGCCTTCCTCAGCTGAACCTTATATTTCCATCAAAGGCAGGGATCCTGTTTCTCTCTGATTCAGTTTTGTCTGAAAATGGCTTTCCTACAGTTGTCCAGTACAAGATTCTAAAGGATAATGAATATGTTTGCGAATGCTGCCATCTTGTGGTTATGTCAGGAAAACATATTAACATTGTATATTTTCACAACATAAAATGCCCTATAGCTTAGTATTAGCTTAGATAGCAggtattattttaaattcaacattaataaataaatgagagcattatttttccagttatttggagaaatggaaaacagaacaGGCAACAAACAATCAGAATGTATTTTGCGACGTTATTCACGATGGCTTCAATCAATAGCATTATTTATACTCACCTGTTCATCACTGTATTGTTGaggccttttatttattttatttatttatttatttatttttccaacaTAATCATATTTTCACCTTTTTTTGGAAGACAATGTATAGATGGGAAAAAATAGTTCACCATTATAAAACGATTAGATTAAATTAATTATTCTCACCTGAGTTAATTGGCTTTCCCCTGCACGACTAGGGACCTCTTGGGAATAAGTTGAATTCCTTGGGTCTTCCTGGGTGTTTGGAGGCCCCATAGAAAAAACTGGGAACAGAGGCCTCAGAAACCGGAACTCGCTGTTCAGAGAGCCACCCGCTAAACACACCTCATAGTTGTAGGCTTGAGAAAGGGACTCTCTTCCAGACTCCATATGGTTCTCCTGGGAATTAGGTCCCACAGCGAAATTAGGTGTAGAGTTATAGCTTCTTATCAACTTCCTTTGCTTCTGAATCTTGATGGCAATAAACACCAGCAGAGAAAGGAAGAATACAGAGGAGATGGCAGCCAAGCATAGGATTAGATACATAGTCAGGGTACGATCTTCCTCCTGTATGATCTCCTCCTTTGGGATATCCCTAACATTCATGTAAGGGTCAGAGAAGGCATCCAATAAAAGAATCCGTAGTGAGGCAGAGGCAGACAGTGGAGGATGCCCATTATCTCTGACAACCACAATCAGATTTTGCTTCACAGCATCCCGTTTACTCACTGGCCTCAGGGTTTTCACTTCTCCATTTTGGGCCCCCACAGAGAACAGACTGGGCTCTGTGGCCTTCAGGAGGTGATAGGAAAGCCAAGAGTTCTGACCAGCATCTCTGTCCACGGCCACCACCTTGGTGACCAAGTAGCCAGTGTCTGCTCCCCTGGGCACCAGGTCATTTGAAGGGGAAGTGCTGTTCTGAAATGGGCAGAGGATGAAAGGGGCATTGTCGTTTTCATCTAGGATATGGACTCGGACAAGAGCCTCTGAACTTAATGGAGGAGAACCTTTATCCACAGCCTGGATGGTTACACTAAACACTTTTAATTCCTCGAAATCTAGAGATCGGATGGCATATATATTTCCTGTTTCAGAGTTGATGGAAATGTAAGATGATGCAGGGCCATCCTGCACCCTCCCAGGCAAAAGGGAATAGGTCACTTGGGCATTCTGCTCTGTGTCTAGATCAACAGCTTGGACCGAGCCAATGAGAAGGCCTGGGATATTGTTTTCCTGTAAATGCATGTCATAGAAGGATCTTTCAAATGCTGGAGGGTTGTCATTGATATCTGAGATCAGAATGGTAATGATTCTCGTTGAAGTTAGCCGAGGAGAGCCCCTATCAGTGGCTGTGATGGTGATGTTATACTCAAAGACATGTTCTCTATCCAGAGGCTGTTGGGTCACTAGCTGGTAATAATTGTTCTCTGTGGCCTTTAGCACAAAGGGCAGGTTTGCCTCAATGGTGCAGGAAGTTCTGCCATTGTCTCCAGAGTCTCTATCCATGACACTGAAGAGGGCTGCCACAGTGTGTAAGGGAGAGTCTTCTGGTAAAGGACTGTTGATAGATGTAATGGTCACCTCTGGGGCACTGTCATTCTCATCTTCAACCTCCACTATGACTTTGCAGTAAGCAGATAGTCCTCCTCCATCTGTGGCTCTAATGTTCATCTCATACATACCATCTTCTTCATAATCAATTGTCCCTCCAAGTCTAAGTTCACCAGTCTTTTTGTTTAACATAAACGATCTCAGCACATTTTCCTGCACTTGACTGAAGGAATAGGTGACGTGAGCATTGGAGCCAATATCTCTGTCACTGGCTTCCACTTTGGTAACAAGTGTATCCAAAGGGCTATTTTCCATTACTTTTATTCTGTACACAGATTGTTCAAACTGAGGCACATTATCATTAACATCTAGAACATCAATTATTATCTCTGCTGTTCCAGTTCTTTTGGGGATCCCTCCATCAACAGCTGCCAGAATTAGAGTAAGCTGTGGATTCAACTCACGGTCTAATGCTTTATCCAATACCAGTTCTGCATATTTGCTACCATCGCTATGGCTTAGCACATCCAGCCTGAAATGTTCACTGGAACTAAGCATGTAGGTCTGAACACTGTTTCTTCCTCTGTCTGAATCCTGAGCTATTTCCAAAGGGAAATGAGTATTTATGGGGGTTTGTTCAGGTATTTCAAAAACGAATTCATTTTTAGAGAAGGTGGGAGTATTGTCATTCACATCCTCTATTTGTACTTCAAATCTGTGCAGCTGCACAGGATTTTCCAGTATTATTTCAGAGGGTAAAACACAAGGGTCCT
Encoded proteins:
- the LOC121928514 gene encoding protocadherin beta-16-like isoform X1, with product MEEAGSMGVYFRNSQGLYLLLLLSVSRVMCVSIHYSVPEEKKSGSLVANVLKDLKLGNEELSARRAQLVSKSSKQYFRLDTHSGNLLINDKIDREALCGQVEPCLLLSEIVLEDPLEFYSIEVRIEDVNDNAPRFSKNKFALEIPENVPINTLFLLESAQDIDLGKNSVQNYTLTPTEHFQLEVEMDNSENKYLSLCLVTPLDREEKEMFELTLTAVDGGVPQRTGTVQINVNILDINDNFPQFSQTEYKVTLKENSPQDTLVCKVKATDVDFGSNAKITYSFHQVNEKVQKLFHLHKDTGEITVRGRIDHEKQTSYDMSIRATDGGGLSGNCKVLVEIEDLNDNAPEISVISLKNIVREDSALNTVVALFSVTDQDSGDNGRSTCSVDMNLPFALKMTMNNYYQIVIQSPLDREKITEYNVTITAVDWGSPRLTSTRIIHVQISDVNDNPPIFDKSLFKMRIQENNIPGLLIDSVHAVDLDTEQNAKLTYSLLPGKVGGGSVASYISVNAETGNIYALRSLDYELIKDFRATVKATDGGIPPLSSEVIVHVIVIDENDNAPFFLYPLQNSTSPCNELLPKMAEDGYLVTKVVAVDQDSGQNSWLSYELLKATDPGLFSIGAQNGEVKTRRPLTERDTSKQKLVIAVRDNGVPPQTSTVTLNILLVDGFSDPYLKVVDVRQQEHEDEGTLTMYLVVCLASVSFVFLLCIASFVAVRMCKKNPGGSFIAAPPHFPPSRPDIPENCTDSQSGSLSRNYQYDVCLTGGSLSSEFRFLRPLIPVFSVADPNIPVIQQMSSGSQGIPELLGNKESRDEARASLSEDAAPRPGGPGPTVNQAIGANVNSGQNDWLSYQ
- the LOC121928514 gene encoding protocadherin beta-16-like isoform X2 codes for the protein MEIHHHTRQVSLFLMYLFSTGVVCEPFHYLVPEEKKSGSVVANVLKDLKVDIKELSARKARLVSKSSKQFFHLDPHSGNLVSMDKIDREALCGQKDPCVLPSEIILENPVQLHRFEVQIEDVNDNTPTFSKNEFVFEIPEQTPINTHFPLEIAQDSDRGRNSVQTYMLSSSEHFRLDVLSHSDGSKYAELVLDKALDRELNPQLTLILAAVDGGIPKRTGTAEIIIDVLDVNDNVPQFEQSVYRIKVMENSPLDTLVTKVEASDRDIGSNAHVTYSFSQVQENVLRSFMLNKKTGELRLGGTIDYEEDGMYEMNIRATDGGGLSAYCKVIVEVEDENDSAPEVTITSINSPLPEDSPLHTVAALFSVMDRDSGDNGRTSCTIEANLPFVLKATENNYYQLVTQQPLDREHVFEYNITITATDRGSPRLTSTRIITILISDINDNPPAFERSFYDMHLQENNIPGLLIGSVQAVDLDTEQNAQVTYSLLPGRVQDGPASSYISINSETGNIYAIRSLDFEELKVFSVTIQAVDKGSPPLSSEALVRVHILDENDNAPFILCPFQNSTSPSNDLVPRGADTGYLVTKVVAVDRDAGQNSWLSYHLLKATEPSLFSVGAQNGEVKTLRPVSKRDAVKQNLIVVVRDNGHPPLSASASLRILLLDAFSDPYMNVRDIPKEEIIQEEDRTLTMYLILCLAAISSVFFLSLLVFIAIKIQKQRKLIRSYNSTPNFAVGPNSQENHMESGRESLSQAYNYEVCLAGGSLNSEFRFLRPLFPVFSMGPPNTQEDPRNSTYSQEVPSRAGESQLTQARASLSEDAAPRPGGPGPTVNQAIGANVNSGQNDWLSYQ